From Providencia sp. R33, a single genomic window includes:
- a CDS encoding aminotransferase-like domain-containing protein, with product MSQPRYQKYVDKIAEKIISGELKPGSRLEPHRTFAKQEGISLVTASRVYRELIDKGLVSGETGRGTFVRDIQLLPTLSIQHDVVPEMLDLNFSYPIAKEQTKLLRESLRELAVGGDLEGILYYQQHTGRHHERVIAANYLMQQGFSNVSAETLTFVSGAQHGLATIVLGMFSPGDIVAVDALTYPGFKALAKMYHIELVAIPALNDGPDLKALDLLCQNRKVRAYYTMPTLHNPLGWVMPLSSRKMLVAMAKKHDFLLIEDGSYAFLHRPVITPLAMLAPERTFYIAGFSKNVVTGLRVGIVLSPKQYIDNIEKIIRITTWNTPALTTAIICDWLVKGEVAKIERNKRQDAKNRQKIVQQVFGDFPYIAHPNSYFIWVPLPEGLRSESVISQLSKRNIAVSSAGSYSTSIAVPQAIRIAVSTVTYDELAAALDTIKSVILYMVDLE from the coding sequence ATGTCACAGCCTCGTTACCAAAAGTATGTTGATAAAATTGCTGAAAAAATTATCAGTGGTGAGCTAAAACCTGGTAGCCGCTTAGAGCCACATAGGACTTTTGCTAAGCAAGAGGGGATTTCCTTAGTCACGGCATCTCGGGTTTACCGTGAATTAATTGATAAAGGTTTAGTGAGTGGAGAAACCGGCCGAGGGACGTTTGTTCGGGACATTCAATTATTGCCCACGTTAAGTATTCAACATGATGTTGTGCCTGAAATGTTAGATTTGAACTTTAGTTATCCTATTGCCAAGGAACAAACAAAATTACTGCGAGAATCATTAAGGGAGCTGGCAGTTGGGGGGGATTTAGAGGGGATCCTCTATTACCAGCAGCATACAGGTAGGCACCATGAGCGGGTAATAGCAGCTAACTATTTAATGCAGCAAGGGTTTAGCAATGTATCCGCTGAAACACTCACTTTTGTGAGTGGTGCACAGCATGGTTTGGCAACGATTGTTTTAGGTATGTTTAGCCCAGGTGATATTGTGGCGGTAGATGCCTTAACCTACCCAGGGTTTAAAGCATTAGCAAAAATGTATCATATTGAACTAGTGGCTATTCCAGCATTAAATGACGGGCCTGATCTTAAAGCGTTAGATTTACTTTGCCAGAATCGAAAAGTGAGAGCTTATTACACCATGCCGACTCTGCATAACCCGTTAGGCTGGGTCATGCCATTATCATCGCGAAAAATGCTGGTAGCCATGGCCAAAAAACATGATTTTTTGCTAATTGAAGATGGTTCGTATGCATTTTTACACCGCCCAGTCATTACGCCATTAGCCATGTTAGCCCCAGAAAGAACCTTTTACATTGCGGGTTTTTCCAAAAATGTCGTGACAGGCTTACGAGTAGGAATTGTTTTATCACCTAAGCAATACATTGATAATATTGAGAAAATAATACGTATAACTACATGGAATACACCAGCGTTAACAACAGCAATTATTTGTGATTGGCTAGTGAAAGGCGAAGTTGCAAAAATTGAACGCAATAAACGGCAAGATGCGAAAAATAGGCAAAAAATTGTCCAACAAGTATTTGGCGATTTTCCCTATATTGCGCATCCTAATAGCTATTTTATTTGGGTGCCATTGCCTGAGGGATTACGCTCTGAATCGGTCATTAGTCAGCTCAGCAAACGCAATATTGCTGTAAGTAGTGCGGGATCCTATTCCACATCAATAGCCGTTCCTCAAGCAATACGTATTGCTGTAAGCACAGTGACTTACGATGAGCTAGCCGCTGCGTTAGACACTATCAAATCAGTGATATTGTATATGGTTGACTTAGAGTAG
- a CDS encoding AraC family transcriptional regulator produces MESANYFHLQELNGLEMINARYHRQKFSRHSHEGFCIGVIEDGAQQFFRTGENHYAPKGDIILVNADEIHTGSSAMENGWSYQAIYPTPDMFSQLTTDLKIENQGFVPWFPSAVVQDTGLATQLRLLFSLLLQPGNILFKETLLLSTLSWLTLRYNQTKTELTKITPAKQRIKQICELMINTCEQEHSLTELAQIAGFSQWHFLRQFKLQTGTTPHVFLVQARLHKAKKLLLAGDSPADVSNLCGFSDQSHFTRHFKQSLGVTPGNFVRHLIT; encoded by the coding sequence ATGGAAAGCGCTAACTACTTTCATTTACAAGAGCTCAATGGCCTTGAAATGATAAATGCTCGATATCACCGACAAAAATTTTCTCGTCATAGCCACGAAGGTTTCTGTATTGGCGTTATTGAAGATGGTGCTCAGCAATTCTTTCGTACGGGTGAAAACCACTATGCACCAAAAGGCGATATCATTTTGGTCAATGCCGATGAAATTCACACGGGTTCGTCTGCAATGGAAAATGGTTGGTCATATCAGGCGATTTACCCTACCCCTGACATGTTTTCTCAGCTCACCACCGATTTAAAAATTGAAAATCAAGGATTCGTACCTTGGTTTCCTAGTGCGGTCGTGCAAGATACAGGATTAGCAACTCAGTTACGGTTACTTTTCAGCTTGTTATTGCAACCTGGAAACATACTGTTTAAAGAAACCTTACTGCTCTCTACGTTAAGTTGGTTAACGCTACGCTATAACCAGACTAAAACCGAATTAACTAAAATTACCCCTGCAAAACAGCGTATAAAACAAATTTGCGAGTTGATGATAAATACCTGTGAGCAAGAACATTCTTTAACGGAATTAGCCCAAATAGCGGGCTTCAGTCAATGGCACTTTCTAAGACAATTTAAACTGCAAACAGGCACAACGCCTCATGTTTTTTTGGTTCAAGCTCGTCTGCATAAAGCTAAAAAACTATTATTAGCAGGAGACTCCCCTGCTGATGTTTCGAATTTATGTGGTTTTTCTGATCAAAGCCATTTTACACGCCACTTTAAACAATCATTAGGCGTCACTCCGGGTAATTTTGTACGTCATCTAATAACGTAA
- the leuE gene encoding leucine efflux protein LeuE → MLENLGITNLWTYLIGVIFITLVPGPNSLFVLTSSAKYGVKNGYKAALGVFTGDAILIFLSFLGVASLVKTSPIFFSVIKYAGAAYLFYLGIKTLYSVLHKKEGAHDVDSIILETKGTYKKAVFLSLLNPKMIIFYVSFFIQFIDPAYPSAGVPFFILGVILETCSMIYLSLLIFGAVAVTNMVKHNKKLSKFSNSCIGAVFLMFGAKLALTA, encoded by the coding sequence ATGCTTGAAAATCTCGGTATTACAAACTTATGGACTTATCTTATCGGTGTGATTTTTATTACACTGGTACCAGGCCCTAATTCTTTATTTGTTTTAACAAGCAGTGCAAAATATGGTGTAAAAAATGGTTATAAAGCTGCATTAGGGGTGTTTACAGGTGATGCAATACTGATTTTCCTGTCCTTTCTAGGTGTTGCTTCATTAGTCAAAACATCACCAATCTTTTTTAGTGTAATTAAATACGCAGGTGCGGCTTATTTATTTTATTTAGGAATAAAAACGTTGTATAGCGTGTTGCACAAAAAAGAAGGGGCGCATGATGTTGATAGTATTATTTTAGAGACGAAAGGGACTTATAAAAAAGCGGTTTTTTTGAGTCTTCTAAACCCTAAAATGATCATTTTTTATGTATCGTTTTTTATACAGTTTATTGACCCTGCATACCCAAGCGCAGGCGTGCCATTCTTTATCCTTGGCGTGATTTTAGAGACGTGTAGCATGATTTATTTATCATTGTTGATTTTCGGCGCAGTGGCCGTGACGAACATGGTAAAACATAATAAGAAACTGTCGAAATTCTCTAATAGCTGTATCGGGGCGGTGTTTTTAATGTTTGGAGCTAAATTAGCATTAACTGCCTAA
- a CDS encoding AzlC family ABC transporter permease, which translates to MNSKQNRSWQKTMMDGAAHSAPLNLAVIPWGVLAGSMAVETGLDFWQSVAMSAMVFAGAAQLVTLGLLNSGTGFITIVISVFFITSQHLLYGLTLRPQVKDFTTPQRLSIGFLLTDELFAISAAKRQSLSFPYLFGAGFSFYLVWLITSLCGIAMANIVGDLSRLHLDFSVVATLLAIVVPLTKKISTLCGVIFSLVVAITLSMYSISSAIVIAGVGGMFVSVIVARILKEEK; encoded by the coding sequence ATGAATTCAAAGCAAAACCGCAGCTGGCAAAAAACCATGATGGATGGCGCCGCTCATTCCGCACCTCTTAACCTTGCCGTGATCCCGTGGGGCGTACTCGCGGGCTCAATGGCTGTAGAGACAGGGTTAGATTTTTGGCAAAGTGTAGCAATGTCAGCGATGGTTTTTGCAGGTGCAGCTCAGCTAGTTACTCTCGGACTACTCAATTCAGGTACTGGCTTTATCACGATTGTGATTTCAGTATTCTTTATTACATCCCAACATTTGCTGTATGGGCTAACGCTACGCCCTCAAGTGAAAGATTTCACAACCCCTCAGAGGCTCAGTATTGGTTTTCTTCTCACCGATGAATTGTTCGCTATCAGCGCGGCGAAACGTCAAAGTTTGAGTTTTCCCTACCTATTTGGCGCAGGGTTTAGTTTTTATCTTGTTTGGCTAATCACCAGCCTTTGTGGCATTGCGATGGCGAATATTGTTGGCGACTTAAGCCGCTTACACCTTGATTTCTCAGTAGTGGCAACACTTCTCGCGATTGTTGTACCTTTGACGAAAAAAATCAGCACGTTATGTGGCGTCATTTTCTCTCTCGTCGTAGCCATAACCTTATCTATGTACTCCATCAGTAGCGCGATTGTCATTGCAGGTGTCGGTGGAATGTTTGTCTCGGTCATCGTTGCGCGCATATTAAAGGAGGAAAAATGA
- a CDS encoding LysE family translocator encodes MNEILAVATITILAVISPGPDFAMVTRQSYTYGIKTGLLCALGIAIGVQVHVFYTIFGITLIIMSSSTLFLAVKLMGVFYLVYIGIKSFINKTKLGTDSTTSQPISHFNAFKTGFLTNALNPKTMFFVVSVYSQVIQAGNPIWLNLGYGVFISLVHLVWFSLIALFFATPSVRNKVLIYQAIMDKIIGILLIVLGLSLLFFNVS; translated from the coding sequence ATGAATGAAATTCTTGCGGTAGCAACGATTACAATCCTTGCCGTAATTAGCCCAGGGCCTGACTTTGCGATGGTGACTCGGCAAAGCTACACCTATGGCATAAAAACGGGTTTATTATGCGCTTTAGGCATTGCAATTGGCGTCCAAGTGCATGTGTTCTACACCATTTTTGGTATCACGCTAATAATTATGAGCTCAAGTACATTGTTTTTAGCGGTTAAGTTAATGGGGGTTTTTTATTTAGTTTATATCGGTATTAAGTCATTTATTAATAAAACAAAACTAGGCACTGATAGCACAACTTCGCAGCCAATTTCACATTTTAACGCATTCAAAACAGGCTTTTTAACCAATGCGCTTAACCCAAAGACGATGTTTTTCGTTGTTTCTGTCTATAGCCAAGTTATTCAAGCAGGTAATCCGATTTGGCTCAACCTTGGCTATGGGGTATTCATCTCATTGGTGCACTTAGTTTGGTTTAGCTTAATTGCGTTATTTTTTGCCACTCCCTCAGTACGCAATAAGGTACTGATTTATCAAGCCATAATGGATAAAATTATCGGTATATTACTTATAGTATTGGGATTATCCCTATTATTCTTCAATGTGAGTTAG
- the accA gene encoding acetyl-CoA carboxylase carboxyl transferase subunit alpha, protein MSTHFLAFEKPIVELNDKIEALVAFKQQGHPSEIKLEEEIKLLEKKSHSLTKSIFSSLGAWEIVQLARHPLRPYPLDYIPLIFTEFQELAGDRAFADDKALVGGLARIAGRPVMVLGQQKGRTTKEKVMRNFGMPSPEGYRKALRLMQMAERFKLPVITLIDSAGAYPGVGAEERGQAEAIAKNILEMTRLKTPIICVVTGEGCSGGALGIGVGDRINMLEYSTYAAISPEGCASILWKDAQKAQIASEVMGMTAPRLKELGIIDTIIPEPLGGAHRNYQLAAEHLKQQLITDLAALTQLDTDALLSKRYQKIMAFGYC, encoded by the coding sequence ATGTCTACTCATTTTTTAGCTTTTGAAAAACCAATTGTTGAACTTAATGACAAAATTGAGGCGCTGGTTGCTTTCAAGCAGCAGGGGCACCCGAGTGAAATTAAGCTCGAAGAAGAAATCAAACTGTTAGAAAAAAAGTCCCACTCATTGACGAAATCGATTTTTTCCTCTCTTGGTGCGTGGGAAATTGTACAATTAGCAAGGCACCCATTAAGGCCATATCCCCTTGATTATATTCCCTTAATATTTACGGAATTTCAGGAATTGGCGGGAGACCGCGCATTTGCAGATGATAAAGCGCTGGTAGGTGGCTTAGCGCGTATCGCAGGGCGCCCAGTCATGGTGTTAGGGCAACAAAAAGGGCGAACAACCAAAGAGAAGGTGATGCGTAATTTTGGTATGCCATCACCTGAGGGTTATCGCAAAGCGTTACGCTTAATGCAAATGGCGGAACGTTTTAAATTACCTGTCATCACATTGATTGACTCAGCAGGTGCCTACCCAGGCGTGGGCGCTGAAGAGCGTGGACAGGCTGAAGCTATCGCGAAGAATATATTAGAAATGACCCGCCTAAAAACGCCGATTATTTGTGTTGTTACTGGGGAGGGCTGCTCTGGAGGCGCGTTGGGGATCGGCGTCGGTGACCGAATTAATATGCTTGAGTACAGTACTTATGCCGCCATTTCACCCGAAGGCTGTGCGTCAATTCTGTGGAAAGATGCGCAAAAAGCGCAAATTGCTTCTGAAGTGATGGGGATGACAGCCCCCCGATTAAAAGAATTGGGCATTATTGATACAATTATTCCTGAGCCATTAGGGGGAGCACACCGAAATTATCAGTTGGCGGCTGAACATTTAAAACAACAATTGATAACAGACTTGGCTGCGCTAACTCAACTGGATACGGATGCTTTATTATCAAAGCGTTACCAAAAAATCATGGCATTTGGTTACTGCTAA
- a CDS encoding cytidine deaminase family protein has translation MLKHLVDIAKQYAKPATFNGYIESGHVAAALETDDGKIYSGVSIDSACSLGFCAEHAAVADMLKEGRSVIKAIVAVDASGCIVPPCGRCRELLSQLSEQNKKTVVGVDENTQVTLAELMPYDWKASRC, from the coding sequence ATGTTAAAACATCTCGTTGATATTGCGAAACAATATGCAAAGCCAGCGACATTTAATGGCTACATAGAAAGCGGCCATGTTGCTGCAGCGTTAGAAACTGATGACGGCAAAATTTATAGCGGTGTGAGTATCGATTCCGCATGCTCGTTGGGGTTTTGTGCAGAGCATGCGGCGGTTGCTGACATGCTAAAAGAAGGGCGTTCAGTCATCAAGGCGATTGTCGCTGTTGACGCTTCGGGTTGCATTGTTCCACCTTGTGGGCGTTGTCGTGAGCTACTGAGCCAGTTATCAGAGCAAAATAAAAAAACGGTCGTTGGTGTAGATGAGAATACCCAAGTGACACTTGCTGAGCTGATGCCATATGACTGGAAAGCATCGCGTTGTTAA
- a CDS encoding NUDIX hydrolase, translating to MSHEIKHFTATAMIRNEKGEFLLHEHPKLGFWLPPGGHIEENEEPQDALYREVLEETGLSCKILSCGYPFKALVANSSHTQSLPLPMAILKEFIADKKKGDHWHIDMVYLCELTSPEQPPFSPFSWVPFQQLTHLNIPKDVIELAQMVNEYYQVIDKA from the coding sequence ATGAGTCATGAGATAAAACACTTTACGGCTACAGCAATGATCCGTAATGAAAAAGGTGAGTTTCTGCTCCATGAACATCCTAAACTAGGTTTTTGGTTACCACCGGGTGGGCATATTGAAGAAAATGAAGAACCACAAGATGCGTTATACCGTGAAGTATTAGAAGAAACTGGGTTATCTTGCAAAATTCTTAGCTGTGGTTACCCCTTTAAGGCCTTAGTTGCTAATTCGTCTCATACTCAATCATTACCATTGCCCATGGCTATCCTCAAAGAGTTCATTGCGGATAAGAAAAAAGGTGACCATTGGCATATTGATATGGTTTATTTGTGTGAATTAACCTCACCAGAACAGCCACCTTTTTCGCCATTTAGTTGGGTGCCTTTTCAACAACTGACTCACTTAAATATTCCAAAGGATGTGATTGAATTGGCACAAATGGTAAATGAATATTATCAGGTCATTGATAAGGCCTAA
- a CDS encoding GNAT family N-acetyltransferase — MALIPEIETERLILSKHQVSDFPALAKLWATESMVRHIGGMPSTERESWMRMLAYGGLWPLLGFGYWAVREKATGQYVGDLGFADFHRMVEPQVKGVPEAGWVIAPEFQGKGYATEAMQAALSWLKAQNEHQQTICFIEPRNLPSLRVAEKLGYVVDREIFMNGNITVLLRQKLTPVAL; from the coding sequence ATGGCTTTAATACCTGAAATAGAAACAGAAAGATTGATTTTATCGAAACATCAAGTAAGTGATTTTCCTGCGCTGGCAAAACTGTGGGCGACAGAATCAATGGTACGCCATATTGGTGGTATGCCATCAACAGAGCGTGAATCATGGATGAGAATGCTAGCTTATGGTGGGCTCTGGCCACTGTTAGGCTTTGGTTATTGGGCAGTAAGGGAAAAAGCGACAGGACAGTATGTTGGTGACCTTGGGTTTGCGGATTTTCATCGAATGGTTGAGCCCCAAGTGAAAGGAGTTCCTGAGGCGGGTTGGGTTATCGCACCAGAATTCCAAGGCAAAGGCTATGCAACCGAGGCAATGCAAGCGGCGCTAAGTTGGCTAAAAGCGCAAAATGAGCATCAACAAACTATTTGTTTTATTGAACCGAGAAACTTACCGTCATTACGCGTTGCTGAAAAGTTAGGTTATGTTGTTGATCGTGAAATATTTATGAATGGTAATATTACTGTTCTATTACGGCAGAAATTAACGCCAGTGGCACTATAA
- a CDS encoding LysR family transcriptional regulator, producing MLNEKEVRTVVDLNLLKVFIAVATQGNFINAAKQLSMPSSNVSRQIKQLEEQLNCRLIERTTRQMRLTEAGNILFEQSQKLVSELDNIVQQISYPRGVTGTLRLTIPSEAGSVLLANLLAKFALMHPQLNIHCDTQLMPRDVISDEIDLLLTFHRGELEDSSYHSRLVKSWQSVVVASPELISKFGKPKTMTDLAKLPCISSLSALQGQPWIFIDAQGKQRTVMINSPYRVNSGVLAHAAAVSGVGFAILSLEACRAQIKSGQLTIIQLDEVNPAPIELRAVYASRSALSPKIDLFLNYLLENI from the coding sequence ATGTTGAATGAAAAGGAAGTACGCACGGTGGTTGACCTAAATTTATTAAAGGTTTTTATTGCGGTTGCAACGCAAGGTAACTTTATTAATGCTGCAAAGCAGCTTTCGATGCCATCATCCAATGTGAGTCGACAAATCAAGCAATTAGAAGAACAGCTAAATTGCCGTTTAATCGAACGAACAACAAGACAGATGCGATTAACAGAAGCAGGTAATATTCTGTTTGAGCAAAGCCAAAAATTAGTCAGTGAATTAGACAATATTGTTCAACAAATCAGCTATCCTCGTGGGGTGACTGGTACGTTACGCCTTACCATCCCAAGTGAAGCGGGTAGCGTATTATTAGCCAATTTATTGGCAAAATTTGCATTGATGCACCCACAACTTAATATCCATTGTGACACACAATTAATGCCCCGTGATGTTATCAGCGATGAAATTGATTTATTGCTGACTTTTCATCGTGGAGAACTTGAGGATAGCAGCTACCACTCAAGATTGGTGAAATCATGGCAAAGTGTGGTAGTCGCATCTCCTGAACTTATCAGTAAATTCGGCAAGCCGAAAACCATGACTGATTTAGCGAAGTTACCTTGTATTTCAAGCCTCAGTGCTTTACAAGGCCAGCCGTGGATTTTTATTGATGCTCAGGGTAAGCAGCGTACTGTGATGATAAATAGTCCATATCGAGTGAATAGTGGGGTACTCGCCCATGCAGCAGCGGTGAGTGGCGTTGGTTTTGCTATTTTATCGTTAGAGGCTTGCCGTGCACAGATTAAATCAGGCCAATTAACGATTATTCAATTGGATGAGGTAAACCCGGCCCCCATAGAGCTAAGAGCGGTCTATGCAAGCCGAAGTGCATTATCCCCAAAAATCGATTTATTTTTAAATTACTTGCTGGAAAATATTTAA
- a CDS encoding DMT family transporter gives MEQTITTLPNTTRGWANGFIGVVIFSGSLPATKIAIEGFSPDFLTAARATIAGILSLIIFIFLRQKIPNKTYFTPLLIVAVGGVIGFPLLSALALQYVSSAHSIVFIGLLPLATAFFAVLRARERPRKLFWFFSVIGSLFVIGFALFQGGKSTLVGDLYMIAAILLCGLGYAEGAVLSKKLGSWQVICWALVISLPIMLILCAFLWPDNLTDVPTKAWLGLVYVSFFSMLIGFFFWYRGLSEGGIAGVGQLQLLQPFIALLLSAWLLNETVNAFMIASTCGVIFCVAASKKFAR, from the coding sequence ATGGAACAAACAATTACAACACTGCCTAATACAACACGAGGGTGGGCCAATGGCTTTATTGGTGTTGTCATCTTTAGCGGTTCATTACCCGCAACAAAAATTGCCATTGAAGGGTTTTCACCTGATTTTTTAACCGCTGCCCGTGCCACAATTGCTGGTATTCTTTCGTTAATTATTTTTATTTTTTTACGCCAAAAGATACCGAATAAAACGTATTTTACCCCATTGCTCATTGTCGCCGTTGGCGGAGTGATTGGTTTTCCACTCCTATCGGCCCTTGCTTTGCAATATGTCAGTTCCGCGCATTCCATTGTATTCATAGGATTGCTTCCCCTTGCAACTGCATTTTTTGCTGTTTTACGTGCTCGCGAGCGGCCTCGCAAATTGTTTTGGTTTTTTTCAGTAATAGGAAGTTTATTTGTAATCGGCTTCGCATTGTTTCAAGGTGGGAAAAGCACACTTGTTGGCGATTTATATATGATAGCCGCAATATTACTGTGTGGGCTTGGTTATGCGGAAGGCGCCGTTTTATCAAAGAAATTAGGTAGTTGGCAGGTTATTTGCTGGGCCTTAGTGATCTCATTACCCATTATGCTAATACTGTGTGCGTTCTTATGGCCTGACAACCTCACCGACGTACCAACAAAAGCATGGTTAGGCTTAGTGTATGTTTCGTTCTTTAGTATGTTAATTGGGTTCTTTTTTTGGTATCGGGGGCTCTCAGAAGGGGGTATTGCAGGTGTAGGTCAATTGCAGCTATTACAACCATTTATTGCTTTGCTACTTTCAGCTTGGTTGCTCAATGAAACCGTTAATGCCTTTATGATTGCATCCACGTGTGGCGTTATTTTTTGTGTTGCCGCCTCAAAAAAATTCGCCCGCTAG
- a CDS encoding DUF1456 family protein gives MLNNYVLRSVRYMLDLSDAQMVKIVKLADLDVTKEEMVCWLKKDSEPEYVECNDNVTAHFLNGLIYHRRGKDEDRPAPEIESRLNNNIILKKLRVAFELKDTDMLDVFQLADFRVSKPELNAVFRKPGHKNYRECGDQLLRYFLKGLTTRLRGDK, from the coding sequence ATGCTTAATAATTATGTTTTACGCAGTGTTCGCTACATGTTGGACTTGAGCGATGCTCAAATGGTCAAAATCGTAAAACTTGCAGATTTAGATGTGACGAAAGAAGAGATGGTGTGCTGGCTAAAAAAAGATAGTGAGCCTGAATATGTGGAATGTAACGATAACGTAACCGCGCACTTTTTGAACGGCTTAATTTATCATCGTCGTGGTAAAGATGAAGATCGCCCTGCACCCGAAATCGAAAGCCGCCTCAATAACAATATTATCCTTAAAAAATTACGTGTTGCTTTCGAATTAAAAGATACCGATATGCTTGATGTTTTCCAATTGGCGGATTTTCGTGTATCAAAACCTGAACTCAATGCCGTTTTCCGTAAGCCAGGGCATAAAAACTACCGCGAATGTGGAGATCAGCTTCTGCGTTATTTCCTAAAAGGCCTAACTACACGCTTACGTGGCGATAAATAA
- a CDS encoding AzlD domain-containing protein: MIWLLIITLTAVIFTLRYVFLIPQLPIRLPLIVRQALGYSAPCLLTAIYAPVILLENHELRNFPDNPYLWGALFCVIVASLLKNMLLTVGLTLVFFYSLIYFMG; encoded by the coding sequence ATGATCTGGCTTTTGATTATCACGCTAACCGCGGTTATTTTTACACTGCGCTATGTATTTCTCATCCCACAATTACCGATTAGGCTGCCTTTGATTGTTCGCCAAGCATTAGGTTACTCCGCCCCTTGCTTATTAACAGCAATTTATGCACCTGTTATTTTATTAGAAAATCATGAGCTTAGAAATTTTCCTGATAACCCGTATTTGTGGGGTGCTTTATTCTGTGTCATCGTCGCATCGTTGCTTAAAAACATGCTATTAACCGTAGGTCTGACCCTCGTATTTTTCTATTCATTGATTTATTTCATGGGGTGA
- a CDS encoding helix-turn-helix domain-containing protein, which translates to MHDELDISQVSQLSGLAASTLRYYEEKGLIKPIGRKGLKRIYHGKDVITRLSLISLGQQAKFTLDEIAKMLNHQDGPNIERTSLMAKADEIEHTIQNLLALKEGIVHIANCPEENHFLCPNFQKIMNNSLKLNRIKNK; encoded by the coding sequence ATGCATGATGAATTAGATATTTCGCAAGTGAGTCAACTGTCAGGTTTAGCCGCCTCAACACTTCGTTATTATGAAGAAAAGGGATTAATTAAACCGATTGGTAGAAAAGGCTTAAAGCGTATTTATCATGGTAAAGATGTGATAACCCGTTTGTCGTTGATAAGCCTAGGGCAGCAGGCTAAGTTTACACTCGATGAAATTGCGAAAATGCTCAATCATCAAGATGGCCCAAATATTGAGCGCACCAGCTTGATGGCAAAAGCAGATGAAATTGAGCACACGATTCAAAATTTATTGGCGCTAAAAGAGGGTATTGTTCATATTGCCAATTGCCCAGAAGAGAACCATTTTTTGTGTCCGAACTTCCAAAAAATCATGAATAACAGTCTAAAATTAAACCGCATCAAGAATAAATAA